Proteins found in one Maridesulfovibrio sp. genomic segment:
- a CDS encoding nucleoside transporter C-terminal domain-containing protein, translated as MIQSFSGLLGLIFITWLFSENKKKISLKNIVTGLVLQFAVAVIMLKIPFFSDLILYLNHAVDALQKATQAGTSFVFGYLGGGPLPFVENSPGASWTLAFRALPLILVVSALSALLFYWKIIPVIVRGFSIVLQKTMDIGGALGLGVAANIFVGMVEAPIIIAPYINNLSRSEMMTLMISGMATISGTVLVLYASILNPILPGAIGHILTASIISAPAAILISRIMIPEEKGHHGEDGLAIKSTASSSMDAVVKGTTDGINLLISVVAMLLVLVALVSLTNQILSFMPEAGGEPITLQRILGFIMWPVVWLMGIPAGEAYTASSLMGTKTILNEFMAYIQLAGLPEGALSPRSTIIMTYAMCGFANLGSLGILIGGLVSIAPARKNEIVELGTKSIIGGTLATCMTGTVVGLLY; from the coding sequence ATGATTCAGAGCTTTAGTGGACTGCTCGGCCTTATATTCATCACATGGCTTTTCAGCGAAAATAAGAAAAAAATCAGCCTGAAGAACATCGTAACAGGGCTGGTGCTGCAATTTGCTGTTGCTGTGATAATGCTCAAAATACCATTTTTCAGTGACCTTATTCTGTACCTGAACCATGCGGTTGATGCCCTCCAGAAGGCCACTCAGGCCGGAACAAGCTTTGTATTCGGATATCTTGGCGGTGGCCCGCTCCCTTTTGTTGAAAATTCTCCGGGCGCAAGCTGGACCCTCGCATTCAGGGCGCTACCGCTTATTCTTGTGGTCAGTGCGCTTTCGGCCCTTCTCTTTTATTGGAAAATCATCCCGGTCATTGTACGCGGCTTTTCAATAGTCCTGCAAAAAACCATGGATATCGGAGGAGCGCTGGGACTGGGAGTTGCCGCCAACATTTTCGTGGGCATGGTCGAGGCTCCGATAATCATTGCGCCGTATATAAACAATTTAAGCCGCAGTGAAATGATGACCCTGATGATCAGCGGCATGGCTACAATCTCCGGCACGGTGCTGGTTCTTTACGCATCCATACTCAATCCTATTCTTCCCGGTGCCATCGGCCACATTCTTACCGCATCCATTATCAGCGCACCGGCGGCGATTCTCATCTCACGAATCATGATCCCGGAAGAAAAAGGGCATCATGGGGAAGACGGACTGGCCATAAAAAGTACTGCCAGCAGCTCCATGGATGCCGTGGTCAAAGGTACAACGGACGGGATAAACCTGCTGATCTCTGTCGTGGCCATGCTTCTGGTGCTGGTTGCCCTTGTCTCCCTTACCAACCAGATTCTTTCCTTTATGCCCGAAGCAGGAGGCGAACCGATTACCCTGCAACGAATTCTTGGTTTCATAATGTGGCCTGTGGTCTGGCTCATGGGTATACCGGCCGGAGAGGCTTACACTGCGTCATCACTAATGGGAACCAAGACAATTCTTAATGAATTTATGGCTTATATACAGCTGGCTGGACTTCCCGAGGGAGCGCTTTCTCCCCGCTCTACAATTATCATGACCTATGCCATGTGCGGCTTTGCCAACCTGGGCAGCCTCGGTATCCTCATCGGTGGCCTTGTCAGCATCGCACCTGCACGCAAAAATGAAATCGTAGAACTGGGAACTAAATCAATCATAGGCGGGACTTTAGCTACCTGCATGACCGGCACTGTGGTAGGATTGCTTTATTAA
- a CDS encoding chemotaxis protein CheX: MNVELAKPFIKAAVDVLSMMAMITPKPGKPYVKKTKTAVGDVTGLVGITGDMNGTISITFTKNCAVTIVKNMLGDDIQDILQDVQDAVGEITNMVSGQARAGLAEQGLQFSGATPSVIMGDNHSITHIATTPIMAIPFSSEAGDFTIEFCFE; encoded by the coding sequence ATGAATGTTGAACTTGCCAAACCGTTTATCAAGGCTGCTGTTGATGTCCTGTCAATGATGGCGATGATCACCCCTAAGCCGGGGAAGCCTTATGTGAAGAAAACTAAAACCGCTGTTGGTGATGTTACAGGGCTGGTGGGTATTACAGGTGATATGAATGGTACTATTTCTATCACTTTCACAAAAAACTGCGCAGTCACCATAGTTAAAAATATGCTGGGTGATGACATTCAGGATATTCTGCAGGATGTGCAGGATGCAGTAGGTGAGATCACCAACATGGTTTCCGGTCAGGCCCGTGCAGGTCTGGCTGAACAGGGACTTCAGTTTTCCGGCGCGACACCCTCCGTAATCATGGGGGATAACCATAGCATCACCCACATCGCCACTACGCCTATTATGGCAATCCCCTTCAGTTCCGAAGCCGGGGATTTCACCATTGAATTCTGCTTTGAATAA
- a CDS encoding DUF2269 family protein, translating into MNRLTSKQTKWLRVLHMISACLWGGGALSMVLLHCLFTPVSGEALFGRDICLKLVDQYVVTSGALGCLLTGFLFAWKNGWGFFKFKWIVIKWIINLGFIIFGFAFYMPWLEHMSDLSANTGDLVLQTPEYLRSQSLNEISAFAVLGCLIFLVWVSVFKPWGKLTFNHTPHDS; encoded by the coding sequence ATGAACAGACTGACCTCCAAACAAACAAAATGGCTACGCGTCCTGCACATGATCAGTGCCTGCCTATGGGGCGGAGGAGCACTTTCCATGGTCCTGCTGCACTGCCTTTTTACTCCGGTCTCGGGGGAAGCCCTGTTCGGGCGCGATATCTGCCTTAAGCTGGTGGATCAGTATGTAGTCACCTCCGGAGCGCTCGGTTGCCTGCTTACCGGATTCCTGTTCGCATGGAAAAACGGATGGGGATTCTTCAAGTTTAAATGGATCGTCATCAAATGGATCATCAACCTCGGCTTCATCATTTTCGGATTCGCCTTCTATATGCCGTGGCTGGAGCACATGAGCGATCTTTCCGCAAACACGGGGGATCTGGTCCTTCAGACCCCGGAATACCTGCGCAGCCAATCGCTCAATGAGATCTCCGCCTTCGCGGTTCTCGGCTGCCTGATCTTTCTGGTCTGGGTTTCCGTATTCAAGCCGTGGGGAAAACTTACATTCAATCATACCCCGCACGACAGCTAA
- a CDS encoding HD domain-containing phosphohydrolase, with the protein MNGDAATKNAGTEEFLQISFNILNTFGSKLPVSLCIHDDEFQRVIPLFAKDTRLSQKKREQVNDYCTEGNLFISKEDYTSLAGHISQNLGALLTEHFLDETAAAEIFYNGVLEKVRSFYSNPIGETLAELKTVLAIFCEYVWVDPNRWTYFFNTLKRENDICCHSVNTLFVGTSIYLKILYKPGEKMDLNPLAMGLVLHDLGMTQIPPAVVTKKSKLLYKERMRMQEHVDIAEKMLNRLEIRDEIVKTCVFDHHERIDGSGYPKGRRGDTVKLEARVCAISDAFCGMISDRYHRPGLNPILAAIILTESKTKYDPALTSSLISFIIANNPEMKALLQDKAKMKQLRTIALQKAAQ; encoded by the coding sequence ATGAACGGAGACGCTGCTACCAAGAATGCCGGAACAGAAGAATTCCTGCAAATAAGTTTCAATATCTTGAACACATTCGGAAGTAAGCTACCTGTTTCATTGTGTATTCATGATGACGAATTTCAACGGGTAATTCCTCTTTTTGCTAAAGATACCAGACTCTCCCAAAAAAAACGTGAACAGGTCAATGACTACTGCACTGAAGGTAATCTTTTCATTTCAAAAGAAGATTACACATCTCTTGCCGGACACATCAGTCAAAATCTAGGAGCATTACTGACCGAACATTTTCTCGATGAAACCGCTGCAGCTGAAATTTTCTACAACGGAGTGTTGGAAAAAGTAAGATCATTTTACTCCAACCCCATAGGAGAAACTCTTGCAGAATTAAAAACAGTACTGGCTATTTTCTGTGAATATGTCTGGGTTGATCCCAACAGGTGGACATATTTTTTTAATACACTCAAAAGAGAAAACGATATTTGCTGCCATTCTGTGAATACACTCTTTGTCGGCACATCCATTTATCTAAAAATATTGTATAAGCCCGGCGAGAAAATGGATCTCAATCCGCTGGCTATGGGACTGGTTTTGCACGATCTTGGCATGACTCAGATTCCTCCGGCGGTAGTAACCAAAAAATCAAAGTTACTCTATAAAGAAAGAATGCGCATGCAGGAGCATGTAGATATTGCTGAAAAAATGCTTAACCGACTTGAAATCAGGGATGAAATAGTTAAAACTTGCGTTTTTGACCATCATGAACGCATTGACGGCAGTGGTTATCCCAAGGGACGTCGCGGAGATACTGTTAAACTTGAAGCGCGTGTATGTGCAATATCTGATGCTTTTTGTGGCATGATCTCTGACCGCTACCACAGGCCGGGGCTCAATCCCATACTTGCGGCAATTATTCTGACTGAAAGTAAAACTAAATATGACCCCGCGCTCACCAGTTCCTTAATTTCCTTCATAATCGCCAATAATCCCGAGATGAAAGCTCTGCTGCAGGATAAAGCAAAAATGAAACAGCTCAGGACCATTGCTTTGCAAAAAGCAGCACAATAG
- a CDS encoding HEAT repeat domain-containing protein: MSMLTGFREKSFLDKISILNEVAIAKNTAEQEELIELFQNPLGDTSVDYMVVTALNGVLSVDEQKTVDLLDNNDGKLRTLCIRVCGEFQFKTAVPVLLRMAEDNPDADLMFEILSSLSKIGGPEALNLFRANINNEDDLIVVMSIEMLAELKDEHSIPALKEFVKRNDEDDRYEVCDLTTWKAVESLAVIGSDEALDFIVANLHHRNPTVRRVVTDSLTCLGSTAVPYVTKVINPDSEKDDLILAANVLGFIGDKKGLDPLMDAIEKQYSTDSSVKYAIYEAIGRIGTLKAVVSLLDGLDDDDELISVAVMTGLDELVNPGVIKKLVELIGVGGSKAGKILRAIVTAKAVNVFQGLYGEGKIGRFLMNAVAASKDSEVHEAFRSKLLEIGGAQAEEDIARLPETATFGEKRALAVDDSKSMLALYRSILTSAGYEPSIAENGLEAYSHIELNEGFDVIITDMNMPVMDGMEFVSKLRQTEGYADIPVIMVTTESEYSQQDLARKTGVDDFITKPFTADQLKSKIAEYVS, translated from the coding sequence ATGTCTATGTTAACTGGTTTCAGGGAAAAATCTTTCTTGGACAAGATCAGTATTCTAAATGAAGTCGCCATAGCCAAAAATACGGCAGAACAGGAAGAACTGATTGAACTTTTCCAGAATCCCCTTGGAGACACATCCGTAGATTACATGGTTGTCACCGCCTTGAACGGTGTTCTCTCAGTCGATGAGCAGAAAACGGTTGATCTGCTGGACAACAATGATGGAAAGCTACGCACCCTGTGCATCAGAGTCTGCGGTGAATTCCAGTTTAAAACAGCGGTTCCCGTACTGTTACGTATGGCCGAAGATAATCCCGATGCCGACCTTATGTTTGAAATACTGAGTTCCCTGTCCAAGATAGGGGGCCCGGAAGCCCTGAATCTTTTCCGGGCCAACATCAACAACGAAGATGACCTTATTGTGGTCATGTCGATTGAAATGCTGGCCGAACTTAAGGATGAGCACTCCATCCCGGCTCTCAAAGAATTTGTGAAACGCAATGATGAAGATGACCGGTATGAAGTCTGCGATCTGACCACCTGGAAGGCTGTTGAATCCCTTGCAGTTATAGGCAGTGATGAAGCTTTGGATTTCATCGTTGCCAACCTTCATCACCGTAATCCCACTGTGCGTCGTGTGGTTACCGATTCCCTTACCTGTCTGGGCAGTACGGCTGTTCCGTATGTGACTAAAGTGATCAACCCTGATTCCGAAAAGGACGATTTAATCCTTGCGGCCAATGTGCTCGGTTTTATCGGTGATAAAAAAGGTCTCGATCCGCTCATGGATGCCATTGAAAAGCAGTACTCTACTGATTCAAGCGTCAAATACGCAATCTATGAAGCCATAGGCCGGATTGGAACTTTGAAGGCCGTGGTCAGTCTTCTCGACGGGCTGGACGATGATGACGAACTTATTTCCGTTGCGGTTATGACCGGACTTGACGAGCTCGTTAATCCGGGTGTGATCAAAAAACTGGTGGAACTTATCGGTGTGGGCGGAAGCAAGGCAGGAAAAATTTTACGGGCCATTGTTACAGCTAAGGCCGTGAATGTTTTTCAGGGGCTCTACGGTGAAGGTAAGATTGGCCGTTTCCTCATGAATGCGGTTGCCGCTTCCAAGGATTCTGAAGTCCATGAAGCCTTTAGAAGTAAGCTCCTTGAAATCGGAGGGGCGCAGGCCGAGGAAGATATAGCGCGGTTGCCAGAGACTGCGACTTTCGGAGAAAAAAGGGCTCTGGCTGTTGATGATTCCAAGTCCATGCTTGCCCTGTACCGCAGTATCCTGACCAGCGCCGGCTACGAACCGTCCATTGCTGAAAACGGGCTGGAGGCCTACTCCCATATCGAGTTGAATGAAGGCTTTGATGTGATCATTACTGATATGAATATGCCGGTCATGGATGGAATGGAATTCGTATCGAAGCTCCGTCAGACTGAAGGATATGCGGATATCCCGGTGATCATGGTCACCACTGAATCAGAGTATTCACAGCAGGACCTCGCGCGTAAAACCGGGGTGGACGATTTTATCACCAAGCCTTTTACCGCAGACCAGTTGAAGTCTAAAATAGCTGAATATGTTTCTTAA
- a CDS encoding PAS domain S-box protein, protein MKLRIILFACLFVLPGCTDIFAEGWLSATLTELGAGNLDRILVIGAGIIITVLLAFIGFLYLNIDKRKKVEVELQRERDLMGSIMETSPMGILVMDKGGKIIFANDQAARVHGVAREEIIGKQHDDPVWRISAHDGAPFPDERLAFNRVMKIRNAVLDIRHAIHWQDGRRVLLSINASPIFSADASITKVVATVEDITTRKKVEEALKESAYRFRSLVKTAESVIILLSPDKKILEFNRMAEHLFGRTRHEVLGRDYYELFVPERLWADHNRQFATVLSGNSLRLLENYVIAKDGEERIMQWSLSRLLDAKGGALGVLAVGQDITERKRSEAELCEARDAAEEASRAKSEFLANMSHEIRTPISAIIGMSEMTLNTNLSIEQKGYLVTVKKAAESLLHIINDILDISKIEARKMELRSDDFNLFDMLEKQLAVLKVQAEEKGIELRANVNDNVSRCYYGDEYRLGQVIINLVGNAIKFTEKGYVEVSVNHVGSFAEGAVLEFIVKDTGIGISDDKAEKLFESFVQLNAGYSKRHPGSGLGLAISRQLVEMMGGQITFSSKKDWGTEFKFTVRLKSSVGDCEESPVIKFERSDSGETVPARILLAEDNATNQLYIAHFLTEQGFEVETAENGIEALNLLEQSGTFDVILMDVQMPEMDGLEATKRIREQGNDIPIIALTAYAMEGDREKFLNSGMDAYSSKPVKIDELVKVIAKLVPHKA, encoded by the coding sequence ATGAAGCTGCGTATCATACTGTTTGCATGCTTGTTTGTTCTGCCCGGTTGTACGGATATCTTTGCCGAAGGTTGGCTCTCGGCTACTCTTACGGAGTTGGGAGCCGGTAATCTGGATAGAATTCTGGTCATCGGAGCGGGGATTATTATTACTGTTCTGCTGGCTTTCATTGGATTTCTTTATCTGAACATAGATAAAAGAAAGAAGGTGGAGGTAGAGTTACAGCGAGAGCGTGATCTCATGGGCAGCATCATGGAAACCAGTCCTATGGGAATTCTGGTGATGGATAAGGGCGGTAAGATTATTTTTGCCAATGATCAGGCTGCCCGTGTTCATGGTGTGGCCCGTGAGGAAATCATCGGCAAGCAGCATGATGATCCTGTCTGGCGAATTTCCGCTCATGACGGGGCTCCTTTTCCTGATGAGCGTCTGGCTTTTAACCGGGTAATGAAAATCCGCAATGCTGTGCTCGATATCCGCCATGCCATCCATTGGCAGGATGGTCGTCGGGTACTGCTTTCCATCAATGCTTCCCCCATTTTTTCCGCTGACGCTTCAATCACAAAAGTTGTGGCTACTGTTGAGGATATCACCACCCGCAAAAAGGTTGAGGAGGCCCTCAAGGAAAGTGCCTATCGTTTCCGCTCACTGGTTAAAACGGCAGAAAGCGTAATTATTCTGCTGTCTCCGGATAAAAAGATTCTTGAATTCAATCGCATGGCTGAGCATCTGTTCGGCAGAACCCGGCATGAAGTGCTGGGCCGTGACTATTATGAACTGTTTGTGCCGGAGCGGCTTTGGGCGGACCATAACCGTCAGTTTGCAACCGTGCTTTCCGGAAATTCCCTGCGCTTGCTTGAAAATTACGTGATAGCTAAGGACGGGGAAGAGCGCATTATGCAGTGGTCCCTTTCCCGTTTGCTTGATGCCAAGGGTGGAGCTTTGGGTGTCCTTGCCGTGGGGCAGGATATTACGGAACGCAAACGCAGCGAGGCTGAGCTTTGCGAAGCCCGTGATGCCGCGGAGGAAGCGAGCCGGGCCAAAAGTGAATTTCTCGCCAACATGAGTCACGAAATTCGCACTCCGATCAGTGCGATAATCGGTATGAGCGAAATGACCCTGAATACAAATCTGAGCATAGAACAGAAGGGGTATCTGGTAACGGTCAAAAAGGCTGCGGAATCACTGCTGCATATCATCAACGACATACTCGATATTTCCAAGATCGAAGCCCGTAAGATGGAGCTGCGGTCTGATGATTTCAATCTCTTTGATATGCTGGAAAAACAGCTTGCTGTGCTTAAAGTGCAGGCCGAGGAAAAAGGCATAGAATTGCGGGCCAACGTCAATGACAATGTCTCCCGTTGCTACTACGGTGATGAGTACCGGTTGGGACAGGTCATCATCAATCTCGTTGGAAACGCTATTAAATTTACTGAGAAGGGTTATGTTGAAGTTTCAGTGAACCATGTGGGTAGTTTTGCCGAGGGCGCAGTCCTTGAATTTATTGTCAAAGACACCGGGATAGGTATTTCTGATGATAAGGCGGAGAAGCTTTTTGAAAGTTTCGTGCAGCTCAATGCCGGATATTCCAAGCGTCATCCCGGAAGCGGGCTGGGGCTGGCTATCTCCCGGCAACTGGTTGAGATGATGGGTGGTCAGATTACCTTCAGCAGCAAGAAAGACTGGGGTACTGAGTTCAAATTTACCGTCAGGCTCAAGTCCAGCGTGGGTGACTGCGAAGAAAGTCCTGTTATCAAATTCGAGAGATCAGACTCAGGAGAAACCGTTCCGGCGCGTATTCTTCTGGCTGAAGACAACGCCACCAATCAGCTTTACATTGCCCATTTTCTGACCGAACAGGGATTTGAGGTGGAAACAGCGGAAAACGGTATCGAGGCGTTGAATCTTCTTGAACAGAGTGGAACCTTTGATGTGATCCTTATGGATGTGCAAATGCCTGAAATGGATGGTCTGGAAGCAACAAAAAGGATCAGGGAGCAGGGAAATGATATTCCTATCATAGCTTTGACTGCCTACGCTATGGAAGGTGACCGCGAAAAGTTTCTCAATAGCGGTATGGACGCTTACTCATCAAAACCGGTTAAAATCGACGAGCTGGTCAAAGTCATCGCCAAGCTTGTTCCCCACAAGGCATAA
- a CDS encoding DUF1786 domain-containing protein encodes MKNTILSLDIGSGTQDVLYYMKGVEIENCFKFVLPSPARVIGDKIKKLTETGRDIYLSGRNMGGGFGRSVYPHMEAGYKVYAHPRAALALGDDLTRLEKNGILLSEEKPADCIEVPLADFDSEWWKGFFAAAGLEYPDYITASVQDHGYHPGKSNRIGRFNLWKHLLLENDGRPESLVFENVPQEFTRMAELQDSIGGGAVSDTGAAAVLGALFMDEIMEHSHREGVCLINVGNSHTVSFLLYKGAVFGVYEHHTGNMTPEKLWNDSLRFRQGKLTFQDVFDDWGHGCLTLNLPEEAQGFTPTYVMGPRRSMMDGLPVEYPAPGGDMMLAGCFGLIKGMELSGVL; translated from the coding sequence ATGAAAAATACAATTTTAAGTCTGGATATCGGCAGCGGTACTCAGGATGTCTTATATTACATGAAAGGTGTTGAGATCGAAAATTGTTTCAAATTTGTTCTGCCTTCACCTGCTCGGGTAATAGGGGATAAGATTAAGAAACTTACGGAAACAGGGCGCGATATCTACCTTTCGGGCAGGAATATGGGTGGTGGTTTCGGGCGCTCCGTCTATCCGCATATGGAGGCTGGGTACAAAGTTTATGCCCATCCGCGCGCGGCTCTGGCTCTCGGGGACGATCTTACCCGGCTGGAAAAGAACGGGATTCTTCTCTCTGAGGAAAAACCTGCGGATTGCATTGAGGTTCCCCTTGCCGATTTCGACTCTGAGTGGTGGAAAGGTTTTTTTGCCGCGGCAGGACTTGAATACCCTGACTACATTACGGCTTCGGTACAGGACCATGGTTATCATCCGGGAAAAAGTAATCGTATCGGTCGGTTCAATCTCTGGAAGCATCTATTGCTGGAAAACGACGGTCGTCCGGAAAGTCTGGTCTTTGAGAACGTTCCGCAGGAATTTACGCGTATGGCCGAGTTGCAGGATAGTATAGGAGGGGGGGCTGTAAGCGATACCGGCGCAGCCGCGGTGCTGGGTGCTCTTTTTATGGATGAGATTATGGAGCACAGCCACCGTGAGGGAGTCTGCCTGATCAACGTAGGTAATAGTCATACCGTGTCGTTCCTGCTTTATAAGGGGGCGGTTTTCGGAGTTTATGAGCACCATACCGGAAATATGACTCCAGAAAAACTCTGGAATGATTCGTTACGATTTAGACAGGGCAAACTTACCTTTCAGGATGTTTTTGATGACTGGGGGCACGGCTGCCTGACTCTGAATCTTCCCGAAGAAGCGCAGGGGTTTACTCCTACTTACGTAATGGGTCCCCGTCGCTCCATGATGGACGGACTTCCTGTTGAATATCCGGCTCCCGGAGGAGATATGATGCTTGCAGGCTGTTTCGGGCTTATCAAAGGAATGGAGTTGAGTGGAGTGTTGTAA
- a CDS encoding alpha/beta fold hydrolase gives MKIIILAILILLLLPLPLFIFAAFCNQKEIRERGFKKALMELTQAELSAGFSLLTAICTRPLTFLSDLPLIKKNGDNTPILMVHGLYHNKSAWVLMRYRLNLAGFTGLHTWQYNSFTTSYPELVLELRDIISELHRKSGKKIILTGHSLGGLLACGATQDPEIEKMCAGIISMGTPYGGSILASIAIGRLGRSLHPDSSLFKGEDKIGYPKVISKTAIVSPTDELVLPWKNLIPRPDDWSVIRCPALGHVAMLYSGKVCEIVTQTIRTIQKT, from the coding sequence ATGAAAATCATCATTCTTGCCATTCTGATTTTACTTCTGCTGCCTTTGCCGCTTTTCATCTTTGCTGCATTCTGCAATCAAAAAGAAATCCGCGAGCGGGGTTTTAAAAAGGCCCTCATGGAACTGACGCAGGCCGAACTCTCAGCGGGATTCAGTCTGCTCACGGCAATATGTACCCGACCATTAACCTTCCTGAGCGACCTGCCGCTGATCAAAAAAAACGGTGATAACACCCCGATCCTGATGGTTCACGGACTCTACCACAACAAATCCGCGTGGGTACTTATGCGTTACCGTTTGAATCTGGCAGGATTTACCGGTCTGCACACATGGCAATACAACAGCTTTACTACATCTTATCCTGAGCTGGTGCTGGAACTACGGGATATAATTTCAGAATTGCACCGGAAATCAGGAAAAAAAATAATCCTCACCGGACACAGCCTCGGCGGTCTGCTTGCTTGCGGTGCGACGCAAGACCCGGAAATAGAAAAAATGTGTGCCGGAATCATCAGCATGGGAACACCCTACGGCGGAAGCATTCTGGCATCCATAGCCATCGGCAGACTGGGCCGCAGTCTGCACCCTGACAGCAGCCTTTTCAAAGGCGAAGACAAAATCGGTTACCCAAAAGTAATTAGCAAGACAGCTATTGTCTCACCCACGGATGAATTGGTGCTGCCGTGGAAAAACCTTATCCCCCGCCCGGATGACTGGTCCGTAATACGCTGCCCGGCTCTTGGTCATGTAGCCATGCTGTATAGCGGTAAGGTCTGCGAAATTGTCACACAAACAATCAGAACCATCCAAAAAACATAA
- a CDS encoding chloride channel protein — MFKSVNGISPAELKHFLHKRAPSRNAMLILAAIVIGAGSALASVGLHKALEFLTMLRKTNAHQWWMFLLPAVGAATAVILSRNVFKESGGHGVGEVIAKVGLKQGILRPISIISALLTSLLTIASGGSAGPEAPVVVSGSAMGSNLSRLCRMSGQSRMTLIGCGAAGSISAIFNAPVTGMIFAVEIILGEWTPYHLIPIAISSVVATQTSRLLEGNVIPFIDKFPPMGVTDLGTSIVLALLAAILSVFFVRSIRHVGSACSSFTSKPWIKAAAGGLAVGLIGIFHPLALGEGYTSIKMAIHETLPAGIGVIALMVILRIATTSFTLGSGGLGGIFAPCLVIGSLFGALYYRIISQFIPQSILTGEGSYALLGMAGLVSGVMQAPLTSVFLVLEITHGYQDVMHIMTVTFLSSMLTHAFEPSSFYFKDLVEKGLLLRPKTDEKILADIDIEQLVNQDLAHASPQMTVTEFLKILSSTSQTHIPIIDSETKEFKGMVDVISARSAILDPKQQQSNISEVAIDRNAPIIDNNMGAAEILEIMNRSGKRTLPVMKDNSFTGFISKEDILAAYRGEMKSYSKRDNLF; from the coding sequence ATGTTCAAATCGGTTAATGGAATAAGCCCGGCAGAACTGAAACATTTCCTGCACAAGAGGGCCCCCTCACGCAATGCGATGCTCATCCTTGCGGCAATTGTCATCGGTGCAGGCTCGGCACTGGCCTCTGTGGGACTGCACAAGGCTCTTGAATTCCTGACCATGCTCCGCAAAACCAATGCCCATCAATGGTGGATGTTTCTGCTTCCTGCTGTCGGCGCCGCTACTGCTGTTATACTAAGCCGGAATGTTTTCAAGGAATCCGGCGGGCACGGTGTTGGAGAAGTAATTGCCAAGGTTGGACTGAAGCAAGGAATCCTGCGTCCCATATCCATAATCAGCGCCCTGCTGACGAGTCTGTTGACCATTGCCAGCGGCGGTTCCGCTGGCCCGGAAGCCCCGGTTGTTGTGAGCGGTTCCGCCATGGGTTCCAATCTTTCCCGGCTGTGCCGGATGAGCGGCCAGTCACGCATGACCCTGATCGGGTGCGGCGCGGCTGGATCCATATCAGCAATTTTTAATGCCCCGGTAACCGGGATGATCTTTGCCGTTGAAATCATACTCGGAGAATGGACTCCCTACCATCTTATTCCCATTGCCATTTCTTCAGTGGTAGCCACCCAGACTTCCCGGCTCCTTGAAGGTAACGTCATCCCTTTCATTGATAAGTTCCCGCCTATGGGCGTAACCGATCTTGGAACATCCATCGTGCTGGCACTGCTGGCGGCAATCCTCTCAGTTTTCTTTGTACGATCTATCCGGCACGTGGGATCAGCCTGCTCCTCATTCACCAGCAAGCCATGGATTAAAGCCGCTGCCGGAGGATTGGCGGTGGGTCTAATCGGGATTTTCCATCCGCTGGCATTGGGCGAAGGTTATACTTCCATCAAAATGGCAATCCACGAGACCCTGCCGGCTGGAATAGGCGTCATCGCGCTCATGGTCATACTACGTATCGCCACAACATCTTTCACGCTCGGCAGCGGCGGACTGGGCGGCATCTTCGCCCCCTGTCTGGTCATAGGTTCTCTCTTCGGGGCACTTTATTACAGGATAATTTCTCAATTCATCCCTCAAAGCATCCTCACAGGGGAAGGTTCATACGCCCTGCTGGGCATGGCCGGACTGGTCAGCGGCGTGATGCAGGCCCCTCTTACCAGCGTATTTCTGGTTCTCGAAATCACACACGGTTATCAGGATGTAATGCACATAATGACTGTGACTTTCCTGTCCTCAATGTTGACCCACGCCTTTGAACCGTCTTCCTTTTACTTTAAGGATCTGGTGGAAAAAGGCTTGCTGCTGCGTCCCAAAACCGATGAAAAGATTCTGGCTGATATCGATATTGAACAACTGGTGAATCAAGACCTGGCTCATGCATCACCTCAGATGACGGTAACCGAGTTTCTTAAAATATTAAGCAGCACCAGCCAGACGCATATTCCCATAATCGACAGTGAAACGAAGGAATTCAAGGGTATGGTGGATGTCATATCTGCCCGTTCCGCCATTCTGGACCCGAAACAGCAGCAAAGTAATATCAGCGAAGTAGCAATCGACAGAAATGCCCCAATAATCGACAATAACATGGGAGCGGCCGAAATTCTGGAAATAATGAACCGCAGCGGGAAGAGAACCCTGCCGGTCATGAAAGACAATTCTTTTACCGGCTTCATCAGCAAAGAAGACATCCTCGCGGCATACAGAGGAGAAATGAAATCATATTCAAAGCGCGACAACCTGTTCTAA